One window of Esox lucius isolate fEsoLuc1 chromosome 25, fEsoLuc1.pri, whole genome shotgun sequence genomic DNA carries:
- the mtmr7b gene encoding myotubularin-related protein 7b isoform X1 produces the protein MMEHIRTPKVENVRLIDRTVSRKATVGTLYLSATHTIFVENNPETRKETWVLHSLVASVERPPTTPSGSHLVIRTKNFQVLELLVPQERDATDIHASLARLSRPEKYSELYCLSINPTANKEEREESWSFLDLQADYRRMGVPNNLWVGTPANSEYRVCDTYPSELFVPKSATPPVIVGSSKFRSRGRFPVLTYFHQDTLASICRCSQPLSGFSARSQEDEQMMQAIMKANPGSEYIYVVDTRPKLNAMANRAAGKGYENEDHYTNIKLQFIGIENIHVMRNSQQKIIDMGEVKTPSMGDFLWGLESSGWLKHIKAVLDAGVFIAKAVAEEGVSVVVHCSDGWDRTAQACSLASVLLDPYYRTMKGLMLLIERDWVSFGHKFSHRYNHLDGDPKEVSPVIDQFVECVWQLSEQFPCAFEFNERFLIQLRRHVYSCQYGNFLGNSQKERRDMRLRERTYSLWPQLWKDRAQYVNPLYRADHTQTQGMLRPNTTPYCFKMWKGMYNRLEKSAPPRHSPADLLTAVREETQQLEQELTNHQERIAALTRRKLTNSSSAGQRMTNETCEEERPGRPAPSTGDGSVDSPPHDYRSTQRGPPDPAMTLPLGPPKGSDPDDLSSACSDIESGVIDLSSRSSSGGDDCKDPESDEAIYCPAWSGTRGPDTGRLPC, from the exons ATGATGGAGCACATCCGAACGCCAAAG GTGGAGAATGTCCGCCTGATTGACCGTACCGTGTCTAGGAAAGCCACGGTGGGGACACTGTACCTCTCTGCCACCCACACCATCTTTGTGGAGAACAACCCTGAGACGCGCAAGGAGACCTGG GTGCTTCACAGCCTGGTGGCTAGTGTGGAGAGGCCACCCACCACCCCCTCAGGAAGCCACCTGGTCATCCGTACGAAGAACTTCCAGGTGCTTGAGCTTCTCGTCCCCCAGGAGAGGGACGCCACGGACATCCACGCCTCGCTAGCACGCCTCTCTCGCCCCG AGAAATATAGCGAGCTGTACTGCCTGTCCATCAACCCCACCGCCAACaaggaggaaagggaggagtCCTGGAGCTTCCTGGACCTGCAGGCAGACTACAGACGAATGGGCGTGCCCAACAATCTCTGGGTCGGCACCCCAGCCAACAGCGAGTACAGG GTGTGTGATACGTACCCGTCAGAGCTGTTTGTGCCCAAGTCAGCCACGCCGCCTGTCATCGTCGGGAGCTCCAAGTTCCGGAGCCGTGGGCGTTTTCCCGTCCTGACTTACTTCCACCAGGATACCCTA GCTTCTATCTGCCGTTGCAGTCAGCCCCTGTCGGGCTTCAGCGCTCGCTCCCAGGAAGATGAACAAATGATGCAGGCTATCATGAAGGCCAACCCAGGCAGCGAATACATCTATGTGGTGGATACCAGGCCAAAG CTGAACGCGATGGCCAACCGGGCGGCCGGGAAAGGCTATGAGAACGAGGACCACTACACCAACATTAAACTGCAGTTCATCGGCATCGAGAACATCCACGTCATGAGGAACAGTCAGCAGAAAATCATTGACA TGGGCGAAGTCAAAACTCCTTCCATGGGAGACTTCCTGTGGGGTCTGGAAAGCTCTGGTTGGCTGAAGCACATTAAAGCTGTGCTGGACGCGGGTGTTTTCATTGCCAAG GCGGTGGCCGAGGAGGGTGTCAGCGTAGTCGTCCACTGTTCAGATGGTTGGGACAGGACGGCCCAGGCGTGCTCCCTAGCCAGCGTTCTCCTGGACCCCTACTACAGGACCATGAAGGGACTCATG CTGCTGATCGAGAGGGACTGGGTGTCGTTCGGCCACAAGTTCTCGCACAG GTATAACCACCTGGACGGCGACCCTAAAGAGGTGTCCCCTGTCATAGACCAGTTCGTGGAGTGTGTCTGGCAGCTGTCCGAGCAGTTCCCCTGTGCCTTCGAGTTCAACGAGCGCTTCCTGATCCAGCTGCGCAGACATGTTTACTCCTGTCAGTATGGCAACTTCCTGGGCAACAGCCAGAAGGAGCGGAGAGACATGAG GCTCCGTGAGAGGACCTACTCCCTGTGGCCCCAGCTGTGGAAAGACAGGGCTCAGTACGTCAATCCCCTGTACAGGGCCGACCACACCCAGACTCAGGGGATGCTCAGGCCAAACACCACCCCATACTGCTTCAA GATGTGGAAGGGCATGTATAACCGTTTGGAGAAAAGCGCACCCCCGCGCCACTCACCCGCGGACTTGCTCACCGCCGTGAGGGAGGAGACTCAGCAGCTGGAGCAGGAGCTGACCAATCACCAGGAG AGGATAGCAGCCCTGACGAGGAGGAAGCTGACGAACAGCAGCAGCGCAGGTCAGAGGATGACGAACGAAACGTGTGAGGAAGAGAGGCCGGGCCGGCCGGCCCCTTCCACTGGCGACGGCTCTGTCGACAGCCCCCCCCACGACTACCGCTCCACCCAACGGGGGCCCCCGGACCCGGCTATGACCCTGCCCCTGGGGCCCCCCAAAGGGTCCGACCCCGACGACCTCTCCTCGGCGTGCAGCGACATTGAGTCGGGCGTCATCGACCTCAGCAGCCGTTCCTCCAGCGGCGGCGACGACTGCAAAGACCCAGAGTCTGACGAAGCCATCTACTGCCCCGCCTGGTCAGGAACGAGGGGGCCGGACACCGGGCGGTTGCCTTGTTAA
- the mtmr7b gene encoding myotubularin-related protein 7b isoform X2, with translation MMEHIRTPKVENVRLIDRTVSRKATVGTLYLSATHTIFVENNPETRKETWVLHSLVASVERPPTTPSGSHLVIRTKNFQVLELLVPQERDATDIHASLARLSRPEKYSELYCLSINPTANKEEREESWSFLDLQADYRRMGVPNNLWVGTPANSEYRVCDTYPSELFVPKSATPPVIVGSSKFRSRGRFPVLTYFHQDTLASICRCSQPLSGFSARSQEDEQMMQAIMKANPGSEYIYVVDTRPKLNAMANRAAGKGYENEDHYTNIKLQFIGIENIHVMRNSQQKIIDMGEVKTPSMGDFLWGLESSGWLKHIKAVLDAGVFIAKAVAEEGVSVVVHCSDGWDRTAQACSLASVLLDPYYRTMKGLMLLIERDWVSFGHKFSHRYNHLDGDPKEVSPVIDQFVECVWQLSEQFPCAFEFNERFLIQLRRHVYSCQYGNFLGNSQKERRDMRLRERTYSLWPQLWKDRAQYVNPLYRADHTQTQGMLRPNTTPYCFKMWKGMYNRLEKSAPPRHSPADLLTAVREETQQLEQELTNHQEVAPRGTAHSGTKQGIQTRSQDSSPDEEEADEQQQRRSEDDERNV, from the exons ATGATGGAGCACATCCGAACGCCAAAG GTGGAGAATGTCCGCCTGATTGACCGTACCGTGTCTAGGAAAGCCACGGTGGGGACACTGTACCTCTCTGCCACCCACACCATCTTTGTGGAGAACAACCCTGAGACGCGCAAGGAGACCTGG GTGCTTCACAGCCTGGTGGCTAGTGTGGAGAGGCCACCCACCACCCCCTCAGGAAGCCACCTGGTCATCCGTACGAAGAACTTCCAGGTGCTTGAGCTTCTCGTCCCCCAGGAGAGGGACGCCACGGACATCCACGCCTCGCTAGCACGCCTCTCTCGCCCCG AGAAATATAGCGAGCTGTACTGCCTGTCCATCAACCCCACCGCCAACaaggaggaaagggaggagtCCTGGAGCTTCCTGGACCTGCAGGCAGACTACAGACGAATGGGCGTGCCCAACAATCTCTGGGTCGGCACCCCAGCCAACAGCGAGTACAGG GTGTGTGATACGTACCCGTCAGAGCTGTTTGTGCCCAAGTCAGCCACGCCGCCTGTCATCGTCGGGAGCTCCAAGTTCCGGAGCCGTGGGCGTTTTCCCGTCCTGACTTACTTCCACCAGGATACCCTA GCTTCTATCTGCCGTTGCAGTCAGCCCCTGTCGGGCTTCAGCGCTCGCTCCCAGGAAGATGAACAAATGATGCAGGCTATCATGAAGGCCAACCCAGGCAGCGAATACATCTATGTGGTGGATACCAGGCCAAAG CTGAACGCGATGGCCAACCGGGCGGCCGGGAAAGGCTATGAGAACGAGGACCACTACACCAACATTAAACTGCAGTTCATCGGCATCGAGAACATCCACGTCATGAGGAACAGTCAGCAGAAAATCATTGACA TGGGCGAAGTCAAAACTCCTTCCATGGGAGACTTCCTGTGGGGTCTGGAAAGCTCTGGTTGGCTGAAGCACATTAAAGCTGTGCTGGACGCGGGTGTTTTCATTGCCAAG GCGGTGGCCGAGGAGGGTGTCAGCGTAGTCGTCCACTGTTCAGATGGTTGGGACAGGACGGCCCAGGCGTGCTCCCTAGCCAGCGTTCTCCTGGACCCCTACTACAGGACCATGAAGGGACTCATG CTGCTGATCGAGAGGGACTGGGTGTCGTTCGGCCACAAGTTCTCGCACAG GTATAACCACCTGGACGGCGACCCTAAAGAGGTGTCCCCTGTCATAGACCAGTTCGTGGAGTGTGTCTGGCAGCTGTCCGAGCAGTTCCCCTGTGCCTTCGAGTTCAACGAGCGCTTCCTGATCCAGCTGCGCAGACATGTTTACTCCTGTCAGTATGGCAACTTCCTGGGCAACAGCCAGAAGGAGCGGAGAGACATGAG GCTCCGTGAGAGGACCTACTCCCTGTGGCCCCAGCTGTGGAAAGACAGGGCTCAGTACGTCAATCCCCTGTACAGGGCCGACCACACCCAGACTCAGGGGATGCTCAGGCCAAACACCACCCCATACTGCTTCAA GATGTGGAAGGGCATGTATAACCGTTTGGAGAAAAGCGCACCCCCGCGCCACTCACCCGCGGACTTGCTCACCGCCGTGAGGGAGGAGACTCAGCAGCTGGAGCAGGAGCTGACCAATCACCAGGAGGTAGCACCACGAGGGACGGCCCACTCTGGCACCAAACAAGGCATACAGACGCGCTCAC AGGATAGCAGCCCTGACGAGGAGGAAGCTGACGAACAGCAGCAGCGCAGGTCAGAGGATGACGAACGAAACGTGTGA
- the mtmr7b gene encoding myotubularin-related protein 7b isoform X3 has translation MMEHIRTPKVENVRLIDRTVSRKATVGTLYLSATHTIFVENNPETRKETWVLHSLVASVERPPTTPSGSHLVIRTKNFQVLELLVPQERDATDIHASLARLSRPEKYSELYCLSINPTANKEEREESWSFLDLQADYRRMGVPNNLWVGTPANSEYRVCDTYPSELFVPKSATPPVIVGSSKFRSRGRFPVLTYFHQDTLASICRCSQPLSGFSARSQEDEQMMQAIMKANPGSEYIYVVDTRPKLNAMANRAAGKGYENEDHYTNIKLQFIGIENIHVMRNSQQKIIDMGEVKTPSMGDFLWGLESSGWLKHIKAVLDAGVFIAKAVAEEGVSVVVHCSDGWDRTAQACSLASVLLDPYYRTMKGLMLLIERDWVSFGHKFSHRYNHLDGDPKEVSPVIDQFVECVWQLSEQFPCAFEFNERFLIQLRRHVYSCQYGNFLGNSQKERRDMRLRERTYSLWPQLWKDRAQYVNPLYRADHTQTQGMLRPNTTPYCFKMWKGMYNRLEKSAPPRHSPADLLTAVREETQQLEQELTNHQEVAPRGTAHSGTKQEDSSPDEEEADEQQQRRSEDDERNV, from the exons ATGATGGAGCACATCCGAACGCCAAAG GTGGAGAATGTCCGCCTGATTGACCGTACCGTGTCTAGGAAAGCCACGGTGGGGACACTGTACCTCTCTGCCACCCACACCATCTTTGTGGAGAACAACCCTGAGACGCGCAAGGAGACCTGG GTGCTTCACAGCCTGGTGGCTAGTGTGGAGAGGCCACCCACCACCCCCTCAGGAAGCCACCTGGTCATCCGTACGAAGAACTTCCAGGTGCTTGAGCTTCTCGTCCCCCAGGAGAGGGACGCCACGGACATCCACGCCTCGCTAGCACGCCTCTCTCGCCCCG AGAAATATAGCGAGCTGTACTGCCTGTCCATCAACCCCACCGCCAACaaggaggaaagggaggagtCCTGGAGCTTCCTGGACCTGCAGGCAGACTACAGACGAATGGGCGTGCCCAACAATCTCTGGGTCGGCACCCCAGCCAACAGCGAGTACAGG GTGTGTGATACGTACCCGTCAGAGCTGTTTGTGCCCAAGTCAGCCACGCCGCCTGTCATCGTCGGGAGCTCCAAGTTCCGGAGCCGTGGGCGTTTTCCCGTCCTGACTTACTTCCACCAGGATACCCTA GCTTCTATCTGCCGTTGCAGTCAGCCCCTGTCGGGCTTCAGCGCTCGCTCCCAGGAAGATGAACAAATGATGCAGGCTATCATGAAGGCCAACCCAGGCAGCGAATACATCTATGTGGTGGATACCAGGCCAAAG CTGAACGCGATGGCCAACCGGGCGGCCGGGAAAGGCTATGAGAACGAGGACCACTACACCAACATTAAACTGCAGTTCATCGGCATCGAGAACATCCACGTCATGAGGAACAGTCAGCAGAAAATCATTGACA TGGGCGAAGTCAAAACTCCTTCCATGGGAGACTTCCTGTGGGGTCTGGAAAGCTCTGGTTGGCTGAAGCACATTAAAGCTGTGCTGGACGCGGGTGTTTTCATTGCCAAG GCGGTGGCCGAGGAGGGTGTCAGCGTAGTCGTCCACTGTTCAGATGGTTGGGACAGGACGGCCCAGGCGTGCTCCCTAGCCAGCGTTCTCCTGGACCCCTACTACAGGACCATGAAGGGACTCATG CTGCTGATCGAGAGGGACTGGGTGTCGTTCGGCCACAAGTTCTCGCACAG GTATAACCACCTGGACGGCGACCCTAAAGAGGTGTCCCCTGTCATAGACCAGTTCGTGGAGTGTGTCTGGCAGCTGTCCGAGCAGTTCCCCTGTGCCTTCGAGTTCAACGAGCGCTTCCTGATCCAGCTGCGCAGACATGTTTACTCCTGTCAGTATGGCAACTTCCTGGGCAACAGCCAGAAGGAGCGGAGAGACATGAG GCTCCGTGAGAGGACCTACTCCCTGTGGCCCCAGCTGTGGAAAGACAGGGCTCAGTACGTCAATCCCCTGTACAGGGCCGACCACACCCAGACTCAGGGGATGCTCAGGCCAAACACCACCCCATACTGCTTCAA GATGTGGAAGGGCATGTATAACCGTTTGGAGAAAAGCGCACCCCCGCGCCACTCACCCGCGGACTTGCTCACCGCCGTGAGGGAGGAGACTCAGCAGCTGGAGCAGGAGCTGACCAATCACCAGGAGGTAGCACCACGAGGGACGGCCCACTCTGGCACCAAACAAG AGGATAGCAGCCCTGACGAGGAGGAAGCTGACGAACAGCAGCAGCGCAGGTCAGAGGATGACGAACGAAACGTGTGA
- the vps37a gene encoding vacuolar protein sorting-associated protein 37A isoform X1: MNWLFPSSKGSGPLPPLNSLQQQRQRQIESLKTAHSSLAEIQKDVEYRIPFTVNNSTINVNILLPPQFPQEKPVVSVYPPVGHHLVDSNNGTNVTSPLIANFGMHSDLGKVIHSLLDEFRKSPPVLTGATGFPYNMSKPPWLPPYPTQGFHYSPLPPGPTLGPMPHPVLEAPHAHGSTRAAAPAYGLITDLPVPVPAADLQAGLNGHMYKMPEIPDTFPELSEMSVSQLKDLSEQEDVLLEFFACLPQLKRVTADKEELVNSIVNMAKKNLQLEPQLEGKRQEMLFKYEQLTQNKSAFETKMQRQHELSEPARCVLLQSCSLSALQARLKVAAHQAEEESEEMAESFLEGKSEIDDFLANFMEKRTLCHSRRAKEEKLQQSINMHGQFPSSH; the protein is encoded by the exons ATGAACTGGCTTTTCCCCTCATCCAAAGGTTCAGGACCTCTCCCACCTCTCAATAGCTTGCAACAACAAAGACAAAGGCAGATCGAGTCACTCAAAACTGCCCACTCCAG CTTGGCAGAGATTCAGAAAGATGTGGAATACAGAATACCTTTCACGGTCAACAACTCCACCATCAACGTCAACAT tTTGCTTCCACCACAGTTTCCCCAGGAGAAACCAGTAGTCAGCGTTTATCCTCCTGTTGGACATCATCTAGTAGACAGCAACAATGGCACGAATGTCACCAGTCCCCTCATTGCGAAT TTTGGAATGCATTCTGATCTGGGGAAGGTCATCCACAGTCTCCTGGATGAGTTCCGGAAGAGTCCGCCGGTTCTGACTGGTGCCACTGGCTTCCCata TAACATGTCCAAGCCGCCGTGGCTGCCTCCCTACCCAACACAGGGCTTCCATTACAGTCCTCTCCCCCCGGGCCCCACTCTGGGCCCCATGCCCCACCCCGTGTTAGAGGCTCCTCACGCCCATGGCTCCACCCGGGCAGCAGCTCCTGCCTATGGCCTCATCACCGACCTACCTGTCCCCGTCCCAGCCGCCGACTTGCAG GCTGGGCTGAACGGACACATGTACAAGATGCCTGAGATTCCCGACACCTTCCCTGAACTGTCTGAAATGAG TGTGTCCCAGCTGAAGGACCTGAGCGAGCAGGAGGACGTGCTGCTGGAGTTCTTCGCGTGCCTGCCGCAGCTCAAACGGGTCACCGCTGATAAGGAGGAGCTGGTCAATAGCATTGTGAACATGGCGA AGAAGAACCTTCAGCTGGAGCCTCAGCTGGAAGGCAAGAGACAAGAGATGCTGTTTAAG TATGAGCAGCTCACCCAGAATAAATCGGCCTTCGAGACGAAGATGCAGAGACAGCACGAGCTGAGCGAG CCAGCCCGTTGTGTCCTCCTCCAGAGCTGCAGTCTGAGTGCCCTGCAGGCTCGTCTGAAGGTGGCGGCCCACCAGGCCGAGGAGGAGTCGGAGGAGATGGCCGAGAGCTTCCTGGAGGGCAAGTCGGAGATCGACGACTTCCTGGCCAACTTCATGGAGAAGAGAACG CTTTGCCACAGCAGAAGGGCCAAAGAGGAAAAGTTGCAGCAGTCCATCAACATGCACGGACAGTTCCCCAGCAGCCACTGA
- the vps37a gene encoding vacuolar protein sorting-associated protein 37A isoform X2 → MNWLFPSSKGSGPLPPLNSLQQQRQRQIESLKTAHSSLAEIQKDVEYRIPFTVNNSTINVNILLPPQFPQEKPVVSVYPPVGHHLVDSNNGTNVTSPLIANFGMHSDLGKVIHSLLDEFRKSPPVLTGATGFPYNMSKPPWLPPYPTQGFHYSPLPPGPTLGPMPHPVLEAPHAHGSTRAAAPAYGLITDLPVPVPAADLQAGLNGHMYKMPEIPDTFPELSEMSVSQLKDLSEQEDVLLEFFACLPQLKRVTADKEELVNSIVNMAKKNLQLEPQLEGKRQEMLFKYEQLTQNKSAFETKMQRQHELSESCSLSALQARLKVAAHQAEEESEEMAESFLEGKSEIDDFLANFMEKRTLCHSRRAKEEKLQQSINMHGQFPSSH, encoded by the exons ATGAACTGGCTTTTCCCCTCATCCAAAGGTTCAGGACCTCTCCCACCTCTCAATAGCTTGCAACAACAAAGACAAAGGCAGATCGAGTCACTCAAAACTGCCCACTCCAG CTTGGCAGAGATTCAGAAAGATGTGGAATACAGAATACCTTTCACGGTCAACAACTCCACCATCAACGTCAACAT tTTGCTTCCACCACAGTTTCCCCAGGAGAAACCAGTAGTCAGCGTTTATCCTCCTGTTGGACATCATCTAGTAGACAGCAACAATGGCACGAATGTCACCAGTCCCCTCATTGCGAAT TTTGGAATGCATTCTGATCTGGGGAAGGTCATCCACAGTCTCCTGGATGAGTTCCGGAAGAGTCCGCCGGTTCTGACTGGTGCCACTGGCTTCCCata TAACATGTCCAAGCCGCCGTGGCTGCCTCCCTACCCAACACAGGGCTTCCATTACAGTCCTCTCCCCCCGGGCCCCACTCTGGGCCCCATGCCCCACCCCGTGTTAGAGGCTCCTCACGCCCATGGCTCCACCCGGGCAGCAGCTCCTGCCTATGGCCTCATCACCGACCTACCTGTCCCCGTCCCAGCCGCCGACTTGCAG GCTGGGCTGAACGGACACATGTACAAGATGCCTGAGATTCCCGACACCTTCCCTGAACTGTCTGAAATGAG TGTGTCCCAGCTGAAGGACCTGAGCGAGCAGGAGGACGTGCTGCTGGAGTTCTTCGCGTGCCTGCCGCAGCTCAAACGGGTCACCGCTGATAAGGAGGAGCTGGTCAATAGCATTGTGAACATGGCGA AGAAGAACCTTCAGCTGGAGCCTCAGCTGGAAGGCAAGAGACAAGAGATGCTGTTTAAG TATGAGCAGCTCACCCAGAATAAATCGGCCTTCGAGACGAAGATGCAGAGACAGCACGAGCTGAGCGAG AGCTGCAGTCTGAGTGCCCTGCAGGCTCGTCTGAAGGTGGCGGCCCACCAGGCCGAGGAGGAGTCGGAGGAGATGGCCGAGAGCTTCCTGGAGGGCAAGTCGGAGATCGACGACTTCCTGGCCAACTTCATGGAGAAGAGAACG CTTTGCCACAGCAGAAGGGCCAAAGAGGAAAAGTTGCAGCAGTCCATCAACATGCACGGACAGTTCCCCAGCAGCCACTGA